In the genome of Physeter macrocephalus isolate SW-GA chromosome 20, ASM283717v5, whole genome shotgun sequence, one region contains:
- the CLN8 gene encoding protein CLN8 isoform X2 gives MRVPGPWPGAACGPRPSLYNINSMSLLSSGPAGSIFDLDCTSGQVRWALVAAGCAFYLGIFVACHQLSSSLNATYRSLGAREQVFWNLAATRAVFGIQGTTVGLRALLLDPVLQADKVLGQQNWCWFHIATATGFFLFENLALHVSNALFRTFDGFLAVHHLFAFLGYLGSVVNLQAGHYLPMITLLLEMSTPFTCISWMLLKAGCADSLLWRLNQWLMVHLFHCRMVLTYHMWWVCLGHWDGLARSLFPPHWALFLVGLGLLTVLINPYWTHKKTQQLLHPVDWNFVTGRPNGPAPPKKTR, from the exons ATGAGGGTCCCGGGGCCGTGGCCTGGTGCAGCGTGTGGACCCCGGCCCAGCCTGTACAACATCAACAGCATGAGCCTCCTAAGCAGCGGGCCGGCAGGCAGCATCTTCGACCTGGACTGCACCTCCGGGCAGGTCCGCTGGGCACTGGTGGCCGCCGGCTGCGCCTTCTACCTGGGCATCTTCGTGGCCTGTCACCAGCTGTCATCCTCCCTGAACGCCACCTACCGCTCCCTGGGGGCCCGAGAGCAGGTCTTCTGGAACCTGGCGGCCACGCGCGCAGTCTTTGGCATCCAGGGCACCACGGTGGGGCTGAGGGCGCTGCtgctggatcctgtgctccaggCCGACAAAGTGCTCGGCCAGCAGAACTGGTGCTGGTTCCACATTGCCACGGCAACCGGCTTCTTCCTCTTCGAGAACCTCGCGCTCCACGTGTCCAATGCGCTGTTCCGCACCTTCGACGGGTTCCTGGCCGTCCACCACCTCTTCGCCTTCCTCGGGTATCTCGGCTCCGTGGTCAACCTCCAAGCTGGCCACTACCTGCCCATGATCACGCTGCTCCTGGAGATGAGCACACCCTTCACCTGCATCTCCTGGATGCTCCTAAAG GCCGGCTGTGCGGACTCGCTGCTCTGGAGGCTGAACCAGTGGCTGATGGTCCACCTGTTCCACTGCCGCATGGTCCTCACCTACCACATGTGGTGGGTGTGCCTGGGCCACTGGGACGGCCTGGCCCGCAGCCTCTTCCCGCCGCACTGGGCGCTCTTCTTGGTCGGGCTGGGCCTCCTCACCGTCCTCATCAACCCCTACTGGACCCACAAGAAGACGCAGCAGCTGCTCCACCCCGTGGACTGGAACTTCGTGACCGGCCGCCCCAACGGGCCGGCGCCGCCCAAGAAGACGAGGTAG